One stretch of Bernardetia sp. DNA includes these proteins:
- a CDS encoding YcxB family protein → MKEKIIEVKAKLSFEEYLRLNFSLLLRSKIVWLSIFLATMLVVMLLEKRITDGEWADSELKLGLLLSLMVFLFLVLPILTYLRTKSYFEEHPALSELTTFYFEPERIEVVTSESHATLTWRRIYKIREFKHYLLIYQNRHIAYVVPKKSFNPESDMEKVKEMIRTKTKLGHKLKE, encoded by the coding sequence ATGAAAGAAAAAATTATAGAAGTAAAAGCAAAACTTAGTTTTGAAGAATACCTAAGGCTGAATTTTTCGTTGCTCCTACGAAGCAAAATAGTTTGGTTGAGTATTTTTTTGGCTACTATGCTGGTAGTGATGCTTTTAGAAAAACGTATTACAGATGGAGAGTGGGCAGACTCAGAACTCAAACTTGGCTTACTTTTGAGTTTGATGGTATTTTTATTTTTGGTATTGCCTATCTTGACTTACCTTCGAACAAAATCATATTTTGAAGAACATCCTGCACTCTCTGAACTCACAACTTTCTATTTTGAACCTGAGCGCATCGAAGTTGTAACCTCTGAAAGCCACGCTACTCTCACTTGGAGAAGAATCTATAAAATAAGAGAGTTCAAACATTATTTACTCATCTACCAAAATAGGCATATTGCGTATGTTGTTCCTAAAAAATCTTTTAATCCAGAAAGTGATATGGAAAAGGTAAAAGAAATGATTCGTACCAAAACAAAGTTAGGACACAAACTCAAAGAGTAA
- a CDS encoding MarR family winged helix-turn-helix transcriptional regulator, translating to MTTIQKTKNESIVLAIIELAAQMLKKGSNLTSMIGLTTQQWMVLLYVQGDRNIPYSEERFQDGGILASDIAEALNVSRPNITNLLQVLSDKGLVKQEKDSRDKRRKVLVLTRKGEEAIAKVHPLRENSNLRLLYDFSEEEKEDLLQKLMHCLDRMHGRI from the coding sequence ATGACTACAATTCAGAAAACAAAAAATGAGTCTATCGTGTTGGCAATAATAGAGTTGGCAGCACAAATGCTCAAAAAAGGCTCAAACCTTACCAGTATGATAGGATTGACCACACAACAATGGATGGTACTTTTATATGTTCAAGGAGACAGAAACATCCCATATTCAGAAGAACGTTTTCAAGATGGAGGAATATTGGCATCAGATATTGCAGAGGCTCTCAATGTTTCTCGTCCTAATATTACTAATCTATTGCAAGTTTTGTCAGACAAAGGGCTTGTAAAACAAGAAAAAGACTCAAGAGACAAACGCCGAAAAGTATTGGTCTTGACAAGAAAGGGAGAAGAAGCTATTGCAAAAGTGCATCCTTTGAGAGAAAACTCTAATTTGAGGCTACTCTACGATTTTAGTGAAGAAGAAAAGGAAGATTTATTGCAAAAACTAATGCACTGCCTAGACCGTATGCACGGAAGAATTTAG
- a CDS encoding leucine-rich repeat domain-containing protein, with protein MKQIEKYELEKKSKFSFMYKFLFLLFFIFSNSLKAQQIPLSHEKLHQQPTFYSLEDALKVPLNVYILDLSEQNLDSLSSEISKLKNLQELSLYKNNLKTLPKELWELKNLEELALEDNLFEKLPAEIGLLRNLDMLYVGSNRLTELPEELGNLKRLSFLGAHNNQLTTLPKTLIDTELVILYVPNNLFSEADKKAIRQLFPQCDIDF; from the coding sequence TTGAAACAAATTGAAAAATATGAATTAGAGAAGAAAAGTAAATTTTCGTTTATGTATAAATTTTTATTTCTGTTGTTTTTTATTTTTTCTAATTCTTTAAAAGCACAACAGATACCACTTTCTCACGAAAAACTCCATCAGCAGCCCACATTTTATTCTCTAGAAGATGCGCTGAAAGTTCCCTTAAATGTCTATATACTAGATTTATCAGAGCAAAATTTAGATAGTCTGTCAAGTGAGATTTCAAAACTCAAAAACCTTCAAGAATTGAGTTTATATAAAAATAATCTTAAGACCTTGCCAAAAGAATTATGGGAGCTAAAAAACTTAGAGGAATTAGCCTTGGAAGATAATTTATTTGAGAAACTACCTGCTGAAATAGGTTTATTACGAAATTTGGATATGCTCTATGTAGGAAGTAATCGTCTAACAGAATTACCAGAGGAGCTTGGCAACTTGAAAAGATTAAGTTTCTTAGGAGCGCACAATAATCAACTTACAACTCTTCCAAAAACACTCATCGACACAGAATTGGTCATATTGTATGTACCCAACAACTTATTTTCAGAAGCTGACAAAAAAGCTATTCGGCAACTCTTCCCACAATGTGATATAGATTTTTGA
- a CDS encoding bifunctional acetate--CoA ligase family protein/GNAT family N-acetyltransferase, with protein MPVVYSNPKRVRQPSPIHTRSSYSKTETRFDVKDFRRENSLLSFRRNYNYVAHQLAIGIQTVMQHSFQRILERVLEGIRSWGEGVSASHFHPSYDKGKMEALFHPKTIAVVGASKRENSLGKRLYENLTLLDYKGDVFPVNPKYDEINGATCYDKIEDIDEFIDLVIIITPARTVSQIIRECGEANVKNALILSTGFREIGEKGVEFEADVLLEARRADVRIIGTNSIGFIRPHLNLFATFSDQRPKEGNIGFISQSGAMGEGVLDWGRSQNVGFSAFVSIGGMIDISWGDVIHYLGDDQHTKAIVLYMETINYARSFLSAAKEVSYSKPIIVLKTGKRQHLENSSSKQAISPIHFEVDEDLIFNAAFRRSGMLRVDTMAEVFFMVEVISKQPRPKGKKLAILTNANAPAQLATSMLEKGNGELASLSEVTIEKLSAHLPKHWEYENPLDLHQFATPELYEIATEVLLEDKNVDGLLVVLAPQAVSQPTETAKKLLRFAPLKKKPILVSWMGGDTTKEGRNLLSQAGIPNFQYPDAAAHIFNYLWKYAYNLKGIYQTPRISNEMKNNPPSREIVGQIIANARIEGRGILTEWEAKLILAAYNLPIVDTRLALSEDEAWQQAESIGKPVVLKVYSDNIINKSEVGGVRLYLKDEQAVRNAFQDIKKNIEERVGEGKFLGVTVQEMNTSEDIEMLMGSKVDAQFGSIIFFGNGGNSMQYYEDRAIALPPLNTTLARRAIEQTTIYKNLVSRDDVHEPTLKLLEQSMVRFSQLIIEQPFIKEIYLNPISVSRTEGVSILDAVMVLQPTEVKGEDLIRLAIRPYPSEYEERWVLPKSKQEVLIRPIRPEDEPLMANFHKRLSPQSVYFRFFHAVSLDQRASHERLSRICFADYDRQLTLIIEIEKKKEENEIIGAIRIIKLHGTKEAEFGMTIVDGYQGEGLGSKLLTRAVEVCRSEGIELLTADILPENMAMRKICEKLGFIMEHNADEGTVKASLYIRNIFDYEEESDEEE; from the coding sequence ATGCCTGTTGTATATTCTAATCCAAAAAGGGTGCGCCAACCCAGTCCAATTCATACCAGAAGTTCTTATTCCAAAACAGAGACCCGTTTTGACGTTAAAGATTTCAGAAGAGAAAATTCTTTATTATCTTTCAGAAGAAATTATAATTATGTAGCTCATCAATTAGCTATTGGAATCCAAACGGTCATGCAACATTCTTTTCAACGTATTTTAGAACGTGTTTTGGAAGGTATTCGTTCTTGGGGCGAAGGCGTTTCGGCAAGTCATTTCCATCCTTCCTACGATAAAGGCAAGATGGAGGCACTTTTCCATCCCAAAACAATTGCTGTGGTAGGAGCAAGTAAAAGAGAGAACTCTTTAGGCAAACGCCTTTACGAAAACCTAACTCTGTTAGATTATAAAGGAGATGTTTTTCCAGTAAATCCAAAATACGATGAAATAAATGGAGCTACGTGTTACGATAAAATTGAAGACATAGATGAGTTTATAGACCTTGTCATTATTATTACACCAGCCAGAACAGTTTCACAAATTATAAGAGAATGTGGAGAAGCCAATGTGAAAAATGCTCTTATTCTATCTACTGGCTTTAGAGAAATTGGAGAAAAAGGAGTAGAGTTTGAAGCTGATGTATTATTAGAAGCTAGAAGAGCAGATGTCAGAATTATTGGTACAAATTCAATTGGTTTTATCCGTCCTCATCTCAATCTTTTTGCTACATTTTCCGACCAACGTCCAAAAGAAGGAAATATTGGTTTTATTTCTCAAAGTGGTGCAATGGGAGAGGGAGTTTTAGACTGGGGGCGCAGCCAAAATGTGGGCTTTAGTGCTTTTGTATCTATTGGTGGAATGATAGATATTAGTTGGGGAGACGTAATTCATTATCTTGGTGATGACCAGCATACCAAAGCTATTGTTTTGTATATGGAGACTATCAATTATGCTCGTTCTTTTCTTTCAGCAGCCAAAGAAGTTTCCTATTCAAAACCTATTATTGTTTTGAAAACTGGAAAAAGACAGCATTTAGAGAATAGCAGCTCTAAGCAAGCAATCTCTCCTATTCATTTTGAGGTAGATGAAGATTTGATTTTTAATGCTGCTTTTCGCCGTTCGGGAATGCTTCGTGTAGATACAATGGCAGAAGTATTTTTTATGGTAGAAGTCATCTCAAAGCAACCAAGACCAAAAGGAAAAAAATTAGCTATCCTTACTAATGCCAATGCACCAGCACAGCTTGCTACAAGTATGCTTGAAAAAGGTAATGGAGAACTAGCCTCCTTGTCTGAAGTTACAATCGAAAAACTCTCAGCACATTTACCTAAACACTGGGAATACGAAAACCCTTTGGATTTACATCAGTTTGCTACTCCTGAACTTTACGAAATAGCAACAGAAGTTCTTTTAGAAGATAAAAATGTAGATGGGCTTTTAGTAGTACTTGCGCCACAAGCAGTAAGCCAGCCTACCGAAACAGCAAAAAAATTGCTCCGATTTGCTCCTCTTAAAAAGAAACCTATTCTTGTTAGTTGGATGGGAGGAGACACTACAAAGGAAGGACGTAACTTGCTCTCCCAAGCTGGTATTCCTAATTTTCAATATCCAGATGCTGCAGCTCATATTTTTAATTATTTATGGAAATATGCCTACAATTTAAAAGGTATCTATCAGACGCCTCGTATTTCGAATGAAATGAAAAATAACCCTCCTAGTAGGGAAATTGTAGGACAAATTATTGCCAATGCACGCATAGAAGGTAGAGGAATCTTGACAGAATGGGAAGCCAAACTTATTTTGGCAGCTTATAATTTGCCTATTGTTGATACACGCTTGGCTCTTTCTGAAGACGAAGCGTGGCAACAAGCCGAATCTATTGGAAAACCTGTTGTTTTGAAAGTGTATTCTGATAATATTATCAATAAGAGTGAAGTTGGTGGAGTGCGTCTTTATTTAAAAGATGAACAAGCTGTCAGAAATGCTTTCCAAGACATCAAGAAAAATATTGAAGAAAGAGTAGGAGAAGGTAAGTTCTTGGGAGTTACTGTACAGGAAATGAATACTAGTGAAGATATTGAAATGTTAATGGGAAGTAAAGTAGATGCACAGTTTGGTTCGATTATTTTCTTTGGAAATGGTGGAAATTCGATGCAATATTATGAGGATAGAGCCATAGCCTTGCCACCCCTTAATACTACCTTAGCTAGAAGAGCCATCGAACAAACGACAATTTATAAAAACTTAGTAAGTAGAGATGATGTGCATGAACCTACTCTAAAACTTTTAGAGCAGTCTATGGTTCGGTTTAGCCAACTGATTATAGAACAACCTTTCATCAAAGAAATTTATCTTAACCCAATTTCAGTTTCTCGTACAGAAGGAGTTTCCATTCTTGATGCTGTTATGGTATTACAACCTACAGAGGTAAAAGGAGAAGACCTTATTCGTTTGGCTATACGTCCATATCCTTCAGAATATGAGGAACGTTGGGTACTTCCAAAGAGTAAGCAAGAAGTGTTGATTCGTCCAATACGTCCAGAGGATGAACCCCTTATGGCAAACTTTCACAAGCGACTTTCCCCACAGAGTGTTTATTTTAGATTTTTCCACGCTGTCAGCCTAGACCAAAGAGCTTCACACGAGCGTCTTTCAAGAATTTGTTTTGCTGATTATGACAGACAGCTTACACTTATTATAGAAATTGAGAAGAAAAAAGAAGAGAATGAAATTATTGGTGCTATTCGAATTATCAAGCTACACGGAACAAAAGAAGCCGAATTTGGAATGACTATCGTTGATGGTTATCAAGGTGAAGGATTAGGCTCAAAACTTTTGACAAGAGCTGTAGAAGTGTGTCGTAGTGAAGGTATAGAGCTGCTTACAGCAGATATTTTACCTGAAAATATGGCGATGCGTAAAATCTGTGAAAAATTAGGTTTCATTATGGAACATAATGCAGATGAAGGAACGGTAAAAGCATCTCTCTACATTCGAAATATTTTTGATTATGAGGAGGAAAGTGACGAGGAGGAATAA
- a CDS encoding glycosyltransferase family 4 protein, translating into MTWIKLLLSLGTAFAVCLLLIPEIIKIANSRNIHDVPNERKIHTGKICSFGGVGIFFGFIISTLTWSFVDMTLNMEFLLGAVLVMVVVGMRDDFLPLSAFWKLIGQFVAIAVLIIGDIRIYSLYGFLGVYEVNFFFSCLITGFIVIVITNAFNLIDGIDGLAGSVALIVFSFFGLWFALEGSYALSAMCLAILGSVGGFLYYNYSPARIFMGDTGSLMLGFLATGLLIIFLNKNAALPTTNELHIVAPLSLMSSLMVYPLFDTIRVFMLRALAGRSPLSPDRNHIHHLLLDIGCNHYSIVGIVIFLNILFVFVFTYIGQMGYLSDNWLVPIIVLTASSFAIFLHRRVKRKREVVNV; encoded by the coding sequence ATGACTTGGATAAAACTTTTACTTAGCCTAGGAACTGCCTTTGCAGTCTGTTTGCTTCTGATTCCAGAAATTATCAAAATTGCTAACTCTCGCAATATTCACGACGTGCCTAATGAGCGTAAAATTCATACAGGAAAAATTTGTTCTTTTGGTGGAGTGGGTATTTTTTTTGGTTTCATTATCTCTACCCTAACGTGGTCTTTTGTAGATATGACACTCAATATGGAATTTTTATTAGGAGCTGTTTTGGTCATGGTAGTGGTGGGAATGCGAGACGATTTTTTACCTCTGAGTGCTTTTTGGAAACTCATAGGGCAGTTTGTAGCCATAGCTGTTCTGATAATAGGTGATATTCGAATTTATTCTCTTTATGGCTTTTTAGGAGTATATGAAGTTAATTTTTTCTTTAGTTGCTTAATAACAGGATTTATTGTCATTGTGATTACCAATGCATTTAACCTCATAGACGGCATAGATGGCTTGGCTGGTTCGGTGGCACTCATTGTATTTAGTTTTTTTGGGCTGTGGTTTGCTTTAGAGGGAAGTTATGCCCTTTCTGCTATGTGTTTGGCTATTTTGGGCAGTGTGGGAGGTTTTTTATATTACAATTATAGCCCTGCAAGAATATTTATGGGAGATACAGGGTCTCTAATGTTGGGTTTCCTAGCTACTGGACTCTTAATTATTTTTCTTAATAAAAATGCAGCTTTGCCTACAACAAATGAATTACACATTGTTGCTCCTTTGTCGCTTATGTCTTCCTTGATGGTATATCCACTTTTCGATACTATTCGTGTTTTTATGTTGAGAGCATTAGCTGGACGTTCTCCTCTTTCTCCAGACCGTAATCACATTCATCATTTGCTTTTAGATATAGGCTGTAACCATTATAGTATTGTGGGTATTGTCATTTTCTTAAATATACTATTTGTATTTGTCTTTACTTATATCGGACAAATGGGATATTTGTCAGACAACTGGCTTGTTCCTATCATCGTCTTGACAGCAAGCAGTTTTGCTATTTTTCTACATAGGAGAGTAAAGCGCAAAAGAGAAGTGGTGAATGTCTAA
- a CDS encoding endonuclease/exonuclease/phosphatase family protein — MSSQNYPSNKTKPDSWRRRNARRTFRFINSIVLVVSVISYLSVLVSPQFFWLFGFVSMLIPFCLMANVFFVLLWWWRKRWYALYSLLVLVIGFPFWQASISFGGLLEEDFEENRNYLSVLSYNVREFDVYQRKNDDYTVTKNTINWIKNDTSDIICIQDFYNSETHTVLNTREQLAKEKTETPYYFHKRYTSANHGRGKFGIAIFSKYPFINKGEVPFKVRTANGAIFADIVKNNDTIRIYNIHLESMSINQNELQPLDKPEETFWYAGSRLKKGFASRAEQVEAIINHIQASPYPIILCGDLNDLPYSYTYFKLHHSLENAFESKGLGTGFTFNGKLFFLRIDNQFYDEEKIECLYFNTHREIPFSDHYPVRGIYSIK; from the coding sequence ATGTCATCTCAAAACTATCCATCCAACAAAACAAAACCAGACTCTTGGCGTAGGCGCAACGCTAGGCGCACCTTCCGTTTTATCAATAGTATTGTATTGGTAGTTTCGGTAATTTCGTACTTATCTGTTCTTGTTTCTCCACAGTTTTTTTGGCTTTTTGGGTTTGTTTCTATGCTGATTCCGTTTTGCCTTATGGCAAACGTATTTTTTGTATTGCTTTGGTGGTGGCGCAAGCGTTGGTATGCTTTGTATTCTCTACTTGTGTTAGTGATAGGTTTTCCATTTTGGCAAGCCAGCATTAGCTTTGGAGGGCTTTTAGAAGAGGATTTTGAAGAAAATAGAAATTATCTCTCTGTTTTGTCGTATAATGTAAGAGAGTTTGATGTCTATCAGAGAAAAAATGATGATTATACAGTAACAAAGAATACTATCAACTGGATAAAAAATGATACTTCCGATATTATCTGTATTCAAGATTTTTATAATTCGGAAACTCATACTGTTCTCAATACTAGAGAACAGTTAGCTAAAGAAAAAACAGAAACACCCTATTATTTTCATAAGCGTTATACCTCAGCAAACCACGGAAGAGGAAAGTTTGGTATCGCTATTTTTTCAAAATATCCATTTATAAATAAAGGCGAAGTTCCGTTTAAAGTCAGAACAGCTAATGGTGCTATCTTTGCCGATATTGTAAAAAATAATGATACTATCCGAATTTATAATATTCATTTAGAATCAATGAGTATCAATCAGAACGAACTCCAACCTTTAGACAAACCAGAGGAAACGTTTTGGTATGCAGGTAGTAGGCTAAAAAAAGGATTTGCAAGCCGAGCAGAACAGGTGGAAGCTATTATCAATCACATTCAAGCCAGTCCGTATCCTATTATTTTGTGTGGCGATTTAAACGATTTACCATACAGTTATACTTACTTTAAATTACACCACAGCTTAGAGAATGCTTTTGAGAGCAAAGGCTTAGGAACAGGCTTTACCTTCAATGGAAAACTTTTTTTCTTGCGAATAGACAATCAGTTTTATGATGAGGAAAAAATAGAGTGTCTGTATTTCAACACCCATAGAGAAATTCCGTTTTCTGACCATTATCCTGTTCGTGGGATTTATTCTATCAAGTAG
- a CDS encoding MaoC family dehydratase — protein MNTHQEKLNENDEYRLTFSYSQEQVNRFAEVTGDNNPLHLDEEYASKTMFKRPIMHGFLGGSVFSKIFGTLFPGEGTIYMNQTMNFMRPMFVDTEYEAVMTIMEVNREKNRAKVKTEVIDKATGKATISGEATVINPNRL, from the coding sequence ATGAACACCCATCAAGAAAAACTTAATGAAAACGACGAATATCGTCTTACTTTTTCTTATTCACAAGAACAAGTCAATCGCTTTGCAGAGGTAACAGGCGACAACAACCCATTACATTTGGATGAAGAGTATGCCTCCAAAACGATGTTTAAACGTCCGATTATGCACGGATTTTTAGGAGGAAGTGTTTTTTCTAAGATTTTTGGAACACTTTTTCCTGGAGAAGGAACAATTTATATGAACCAAACCATGAACTTTATGCGTCCTATGTTTGTAGATACAGAATATGAAGCTGTTATGACAATTATGGAAGTAAATAGAGAAAAAAATCGTGCAAAAGTAAAGACAGAAGTTATTGATAAAGCAACAGGAAAAGCTACCATCAGTGGCGAAGCAACCGTTATAAATCCGAACAGATTGTAA
- a CDS encoding NAD-dependent epimerase/dehydratase family protein, with product MEKILIIGANGQLGTELSAALQKKYGQEAVIGSDIRKPQEENSIFELLDVLDGEALLSSIKKHKITQIYHLAAILSAKGEENPKQTWNINMNGLLNVLEIAQQEKLNKIYYPSSIAVFGTSTPSPAPQYTSMNPSTIYGISKRAGEQWCEYYFNKYNVDVRSLRYPGLISYKTLPGGGTTDYAVDIFYKAVEATKFSCFLEENTRLPMMYMPDAVRATLELMEAEKDKLSTHEGYNLNAFDCTPKELYEEIKKHIPTLEIEYKIDKLRQSIADSWSDTVDDSVARKDWNWQHQYDMESTTKDMLLHLKNKLTLQK from the coding sequence ATGGAAAAAATACTTATTATTGGAGCAAACGGACAACTAGGAACAGAACTTTCTGCTGCACTTCAGAAAAAATATGGACAAGAGGCTGTTATTGGTTCAGATATACGAAAACCACAAGAAGAAAACAGTATCTTCGAACTCCTTGACGTTTTGGATGGAGAGGCTCTTCTTTCAAGCATCAAAAAACATAAGATTACACAAATCTATCATTTGGCAGCCATTCTTTCAGCAAAAGGTGAGGAAAACCCTAAGCAAACGTGGAATATTAATATGAATGGTTTGCTCAATGTTTTGGAAATAGCACAACAAGAAAAATTAAATAAAATATATTACCCAAGTTCGATTGCTGTTTTTGGAACTTCTACCCCTTCGCCAGCACCACAATATACTTCTATGAATCCTTCGACTATTTATGGTATCAGTAAGCGAGCAGGAGAGCAGTGGTGTGAGTATTATTTCAATAAGTATAATGTAGATGTTCGTTCTTTACGTTATCCAGGGCTGATTAGTTATAAAACTCTTCCAGGAGGAGGAACGACAGACTATGCTGTTGATATTTTTTACAAGGCTGTTGAAGCAACAAAATTTAGTTGCTTTTTAGAAGAAAATACTCGCCTTCCTATGATGTATATGCCAGATGCTGTACGTGCAACATTAGAACTTATGGAAGCTGAAAAAGATAAACTTTCAACTCATGAAGGATATAACTTAAACGCCTTTGACTGTACGCCAAAAGAACTCTACGAAGAAATCAAAAAGCACATTCCAACCCTAGAAATAGAGTACAAAATAGACAAACTAAGACAATCTATTGCCGATTCTTGGTCAGATACAGTTGATGATAGTGTAGCTAGAAAAGATTGGAACTGGCAACATCAATACGATATGGAAAGCACAACGAAAGATATGCTCTTACACTTAAAAAACAAATTGACTTTACAGAAATAG
- a CDS encoding STAS/SEC14 domain-containing protein yields MALFEEKYLTIHHNEDVQCIHMQWTGFATTENYKYGMNTGLEKVKEKHVSKWLADMANMGAISPNDQKWTNEDWFPRLLEAGIRTAAVVMSKDVFNQLAVKKIGKDMTDNSYTMHFFDDLEEAKDWLKDFEPQNS; encoded by the coding sequence ATGGCTTTATTCGAAGAAAAATATCTTACTATTCATCACAATGAAGACGTACAATGTATTCACATGCAGTGGACGGGTTTTGCCACTACAGAAAATTATAAATATGGAATGAATACAGGATTGGAAAAAGTAAAAGAAAAGCATGTAAGCAAATGGCTTGCTGATATGGCAAATATGGGAGCTATTTCTCCAAACGACCAAAAATGGACAAATGAAGACTGGTTTCCTCGTTTATTAGAGGCTGGCATTCGAACGGCTGCTGTGGTTATGTCAAAGGATGTTTTCAATCAGTTGGCTGTCAAAAAAATAGGAAAAGATATGACAGACAATAGTTATACAATGCACTTCTTCGATGACTTAGAGGAAGCAAAGGATTGGCTAAAAGATTTTGAACCTCAAAATTCATAA
- a CDS encoding NADH-quinone oxidoreductase subunit A, which translates to MLCSVSTFGIVLLFLIIAAFFALIALGVGSFLRPNNPTTEKNSTYECGEETILGSWGKFNIRFYLIALVFVLFEVEIIFLFPWAKVLTDTKVQAIESNWQVYAFTEGLLFIIILVMGLGYLWKNNLLNWQLNSIKEDISKDDLTKNKQIIPNTAYQSINTRYSQKKNSINN; encoded by the coding sequence ATGCTTTGTTCAGTTTCTACTTTCGGTATAGTATTGTTGTTCTTAATAATAGCAGCTTTTTTTGCTCTTATAGCACTTGGTGTAGGGAGTTTTTTGCGTCCTAATAATCCTACAACAGAAAAAAATAGCACGTATGAGTGTGGAGAAGAAACTATATTGGGTAGTTGGGGCAAATTCAATATTCGTTTTTACCTGATAGCTTTAGTTTTTGTTCTCTTCGAAGTAGAAATCATTTTTTTGTTCCCTTGGGCAAAAGTTTTAACAGACACAAAAGTACAAGCCATAGAGAGTAACTGGCAAGTTTATGCTTTCACAGAAGGATTATTGTTTATTATTATTTTAGTAATGGGTTTGGGCTATCTTTGGAAAAATAATTTACTAAATTGGCAGTTAAATAGCATCAAAGAAGATATTTCAAAGGATGATTTAACAAAGAATAAACAAATTATTCCTAATACAGCTTATCAAAGCATAAATACAAGATATAGCCAGAAAAAAAACTCAATCAATAATTAA
- a CDS encoding flavin reductase family protein, with amino-acid sequence MPTSKQLLKRIQKNEILAMESRFRANFINSISGFKSVGLIGSISKENKTNLAIFSQVFHLGANPALMGFIVRPDISPRHTLENIEAQKYFTFNHIKEEFFKKAHQTAARYSKEVSEFEATGLTPHFENDFVAPYVKESEFRIGLKLEERHDLSINNTIFLIASVQEVILNEEIIEKDGYLDIEKAGTITTSCLDSYHTTTRLERLPYAKP; translated from the coding sequence ATGCCTACTTCAAAACAACTACTCAAACGCATTCAAAAAAACGAAATTCTTGCCATGGAATCTCGCTTTAGAGCTAATTTTATCAACTCTATTTCTGGCTTTAAAAGTGTCGGACTTATTGGCTCTATTTCTAAAGAAAACAAAACCAATTTAGCTATTTTTAGTCAAGTATTTCATTTGGGAGCAAACCCTGCTCTAATGGGGTTTATTGTTCGTCCAGATATTTCGCCTCGGCATACATTAGAAAATATTGAAGCACAAAAATATTTTACCTTCAACCACATCAAAGAAGAATTTTTTAAGAAAGCGCATCAAACAGCTGCTCGCTATTCAAAGGAAGTTTCTGAATTTGAAGCTACTGGACTAACTCCTCACTTTGAAAATGATTTTGTTGCTCCTTATGTCAAAGAATCGGAGTTTAGAATCGGATTGAAACTAGAGGAAAGACACGATTTGAGTATCAATAATACTATTTTTTTGATTGCAAGTGTACAAGAAGTGATTTTAAATGAAGAAATTATAGAAAAAGATGGCTATCTTGATATTGAAAAGGCTGGGACAATTACTACTTCTTGTTTGGATAGTTACCATACAACAACAAGACTAGAACGACTGCCCTACGCAAAACCATAA